In Candidatus Methylomirabilis limnetica, the following are encoded in one genomic region:
- the pal gene encoding peptidoglycan-associated lipoprotein Pal — MDWSSKTGRRFQLALICASVALMIAGCATTASYRPESDSMKAALAEAKGARAETLAPEQFAAAEACLDWFTHEATEFNPLADPDARIRGKCQAAFAALRDKMAAAPVARVPAKKVSPLKDIFFDFDKSSIRADVIKSLIENVQWLKAHPTASIIIEGHCDERGTGEYNLALGQRRAKSVTNYLVAAGIDAKRIKTISYGKERPFATGHDESTRKLNRRAHLVLQ; from the coding sequence ATGGACTGGAGTTCGAAGACTGGCCGGAGATTCCAGCTCGCGCTTATCTGTGCATCGGTGGCTCTGATGATCGCAGGGTGTGCGACCACCGCGTCGTATCGCCCTGAAAGCGACAGCATGAAGGCTGCCCTCGCCGAGGCGAAGGGCGCGCGCGCCGAGACGCTCGCTCCCGAGCAGTTTGCTGCCGCGGAAGCCTGCCTGGATTGGTTCACTCACGAGGCCACGGAGTTCAATCCGCTTGCAGATCCTGACGCCCGCATACGTGGTAAATGCCAGGCCGCCTTTGCCGCACTGAGGGACAAGATGGCCGCTGCCCCAGTGGCAAGGGTCCCCGCTAAGAAGGTCTCACCCCTGAAGGACATCTTTTTCGACTTCGACAAATCGTCGATTCGGGCGGATGTAATAAAGAGCCTCATCGAAAACGTGCAATGGTTGAAGGCACATCCGACCGCCTCGATTATCATTGAGGGCCACTGCGATGAGCGCGGGACAGGGGAGTACAACCTCGCCCTCGGCCAGCGGCGTGCCAAGTCGGTCACGAACTACCTTGTAGCCGCCGGGATCGATGCCAAGAGGATCAAGACGATCAGTTATGGGAAGGAGCGG
- a CDS encoding DUF6788 family protein, giving the protein MGPSTPPIDALSRQRDALRAQLVSVGNMRPGSLVARYRKCGKPACRCAG; this is encoded by the coding sequence ATGGGACCATCCACTCCGCCGATTGATGCACTCTCAAGGCAACGTGATGCACTGCGGGCACAACTCGTATCCGTAGGGAATATGCGACCCGGCTCTCTGGTGGCGCGTTATCGCAAATGTGGCAAGCCCGCCTGCCGCTGTGCAGGCTAG
- the purM gene encoding phosphoribosylformylglycinamidine cyclo-ligase, whose amino-acid sequence MQKQPEGAASYLGAGVDVEREEQVLSRVIETATETFAFVRGIGKPVLPIGFFANVIDLGHGMGLALSTDGVGTKLMVAQMMQKFDTIGIDCVAMNVNDVLCVGARPVSFLDYIAVQEANPHLIGQLMQGLKEGARRAGVAICGGEIAQIREMLASEREGWGCDLVGMCVGHVPLDKVIVGRSVTPGDVIIGIRSSGIHSNGLTLARQVLFTQNRYTVDTKFEEFGRTLGEELLEPTAIYVPEVVEALERSLAITGLAHITSDGLLNLLRLDAQPHAVGYEIDRLPPIPPIFSLIQQSGGIPDHEMFQVFNMGIGFCVVVAEADAESFLEIVKHHGREALQIGRVVSDPERKVVIRPHGLVGQDNRFVKV is encoded by the coding sequence ATGCAGAAGCAGCCAGAGGGCGCAGCGAGTTACCTCGGCGCCGGCGTCGATGTCGAGCGGGAAGAGCAGGTGTTGTCCCGTGTGATCGAGACGGCGACCGAAACGTTTGCCTTTGTGCGAGGGATCGGGAAACCGGTCCTGCCTATCGGCTTTTTTGCGAACGTTATCGATCTCGGGCACGGGATGGGTCTGGCCCTTTCGACCGACGGGGTGGGCACGAAGCTTATGGTCGCGCAGATGATGCAGAAGTTCGATACGATCGGGATAGACTGCGTGGCCATGAATGTGAACGATGTACTCTGCGTGGGGGCTCGGCCAGTTTCGTTCCTGGATTATATCGCGGTGCAAGAGGCGAATCCGCATCTTATCGGCCAGCTCATGCAAGGGCTGAAGGAAGGGGCGCGTCGCGCAGGGGTCGCCATCTGCGGCGGAGAGATCGCCCAGATCCGGGAGATGCTCGCGTCTGAGCGGGAAGGGTGGGGATGCGATCTGGTCGGGATGTGCGTCGGCCATGTCCCGCTTGATAAGGTGATCGTTGGCAGGTCCGTGACGCCCGGTGATGTCATTATTGGAATCCGAAGCAGCGGGATCCACAGTAACGGCCTGACGCTGGCCCGGCAGGTCCTGTTCACGCAGAACAGGTACACCGTGGACACCAAGTTCGAGGAGTTTGGGCGAACGCTGGGGGAAGAGTTGCTGGAGCCGACCGCCATCTACGTACCGGAGGTGGTGGAGGCGCTCGAACGATCGCTGGCCATCACGGGGCTCGCCCATATCACGAGCGATGGGCTGCTGAACTTGCTACGATTGGACGCACAGCCTCACGCGGTCGGATACGAAATTGACCGGCTCCCTCCGATTCCTCCTATATTTTCTCTGATCCAGCAATCTGGGGGTATCCCCGATCACGAGATGTTCCAGGTCTTCAACATGGGGATCGGGTTCTGTGTCGTCGTCGCTGAAGCAGATGCGGAGTCCTTCCTGGAGATCGTGAAGCATCATGGCCGGGAAGCCTTACAGATCGGCCGCGTGGTAAGCGATCCGGAGCGGAAGGTCGTCATTCGACCCCACGGCCTGGTCGGCCAAGACAATCGGTTCGTGAAGGTGTAG
- a CDS encoding type II toxin-antitoxin system HicB family antitoxin, whose amino-acid sequence MRYFKVIVEKHPEGYVAYPMGLKGVVIGEGETYEDALADVQSAIRFHIETFGLEALEAESPVLDAFIAEATVTL is encoded by the coding sequence ATGCGTTACTTCAAAGTGATCGTAGAGAAACATCCGGAGGGCTATGTAGCCTATCCCATGGGGCTCAAGGGGGTGGTGATCGGCGAAGGCGAGACCTACGAGGATGCCTTGGCAGATGTGCAATCTGCCATCCGCTTCCACATCGAGACCTTTGGACTGGAAGCGCTGGAGGCCGAGTCCCCCGTCCTGGACGCCTTCATTGCAGAAGCAACAGTCACGCTCTGA
- a CDS encoding type II toxin-antitoxin system HicA family toxin, which yields MPTFPEEVPKTKTIEILERLSFQLVREGPHLVMVRKNPDGTQTSLTMPNHSYIKGSTLRTICTQAGIAKDEFLKAYEET from the coding sequence ATGCCCACGTTTCCAGAAGAAGTCCCGAAAACAAAAACCATCGAGATCCTGGAGCGGCTGAGCTTCCAGTTGGTCCGAGAGGGGCCGCATCTGGTGATGGTGCGCAAGAACCCCGATGGGACGCAGACGTCCCTCACCATGCCTAATCACTCCTACATCAAAGGTTCGACGCTCCGCACCATCTGCACCCAAGCGGGTATCGCCAAAGACGAATTCCTCAAAGCCTACGAAGAGACATAA